The genomic segment CCACTGTGAGCTGAGAGGAGACATCACCATGAAGGTACAGTGAGGGCCTTGTCTGAAAGTTTGGGGATTTTTGGAGCTATATATTGCGTTTCTGGCACTTCCGTGGCATCTGTGGTTTGAGACCTCTCCACCGTGGTTGTCAGCTTCTTGGTGCTActgtagaaaaataaaatgactgcGTTAAGATGGGGTGTAATGCAGTCACACTAAAAATACCATTTGCGCATTCAACAGAAGACTTCctcttaatttaattttaagaCATATGTACAGATCTTAGCTTTGTCACTTGCTATTGGAGACAAACCAAATGGAACCAAGTTGAACAAAAAAGCTTATTCCTTTTCTCAATTGGTTTGATTTTAGGAAGATAAACAAGGACTTTACACAACATTCTTGTAAAAGATGTAATTTTAGTTGACATGTTTAGCCGAAATGTGAGATGAAAATATTTTGGGGTTTGGACAGCTTGTTATTGATGATAATATCCCTCTGTCACATtgatcattttctctctctctctccctctctctctctctctctaggggAAAggacttgtgaggacattttggcttTTGGGAGAGGAACTGGGAGAGTAAAAATGTTCTATTTTATCTAAGAAATGTAATCATGTGTGTCTTGTGCCTTAACATGATTGACATGTATTTTTTCATTGCCATTTACTTTGATTATTGTTGATTCTGTGGTTATAAAAGTTATATGTAAGGTTCGTGGAGCAAATATTTCTCAAGCAACTTATTTATGACAAAGCAAGTGCTCCAGCTTTGTTGCACTTGGATTTTTGGTGTCTCTCCCAGCATGATGTCTGAGACTCCAATATGAGTACACACCATCAAAGAGGCAACTTAATTCACCAGTTAATTGTATACATTATGCAGATGGCAACTCAAAGACAacttatttctgtgtgttttatcattCTGTAACCTGAAACTCATTTCTAAAAGGATGCtaccaaactaaaccaaactaaaaagTAAATGTGACCATGCAGGGATTCAGGAGCTGGTGGAAGGATAATCATTTTGTGTTCTATGCAGTATAGTTTTCAAAGTATTTTGGTGTGCATAATGATGCTGAATATGTGTACTTTCCcacaataaattaaacaatGAACAATAAGCAATTAAACAATGAACAATCACTGCTAAAAGCTTGTTACGCTCTCTGTTAATTAGAGTCTAACAAAAGACATTTAGTGATGCAGATCTCACCAGTCTTGAATGTTTCACttttatgaataaataaataatcaaccCACAATGCTTTCCAGATTCATGTCGCTCTGGTTATTGTAGGCTTATATGATGGGGCACAAACTAGGTGAAAGAAATGGATTTTTGTCAGCGGTATTGAACTGGATTGAATGATCGATCGGAAAGTAATTTAGTTTACAGTAGTTATCAGACACTACGTTCTGCATTATAATAGCTGCTGGTGCAGTGATAAAAAGAAAGGCTAAAGAAGTAAAAAACCTTCCTTTTCTGGTTCTGAAAAGTATTCTTTATGACTCCTTATAAGAATTGACAGATGTCCTTTCATTATTCTAAGCAAGATCTTTAGGCGACAAGCATGTAAGTAACGGAAATTGTATTTTCCAGATTTCAGACCCCTTGTTTGGTCTGCTGCCTGTCGGCTACTTAGCAGAGTACAATCATTCATTACAGCTGCTGGTTCAGAGGGTTGTCCTGCACTCTGGCCTGTCCTGAGCCAGAGCGAACATGAAATGAGGTGCAGATGGTCTGAAGAGCGGCCCGAGGCGACCCTTCCCTGGTGCTCCAGTGATTTACACCTCTCTCAAGCAATGCTCCAAGGGAAGATCCATCTTATCTGACTGATAGGCATACCTGTTCGTCACAGAAGTGATGGGTCATTCAAAAGGAGCTATTTAAAGATAACAAAAGGTAGATTGTGTGATAGGCCAAGAGCAATGCCTCTGTGAGCACAGTGATCAATCatgtttggttgtttttggTGAGCACGGTCAACCTGAGGGAAGGAAATATTCTAATTTACTGCGTTAGCCTGTGCCGCCATTCTCAAGAGCCATGTCAAGTCGAGTCATGTTGTGGTAATTTACGGGGAAGCCACTCATCTTGTCTGAAAAAGCCCCTAATTTGTCATAGATTGTCCAAACTTGTGAAAatccaaaatacattaaataaactttaatgagattttgtaatataaaatacataatcCGGTTAGTCAGAGTGATagtataattattttatttcaatcaAAAGTTCATACCAAGTTCTAATCGCATTCGTCAGTAGCGTACTGCTGATAATGAAATGTGTAATCATGTTAGAGAGGTCGCTCTATTTGCCCCTTAGTAAATGCAACAAAGACCGGGAATCAACCTCTGCTCACTGCTCTTCCTGGTACAAAAGAGCAGATGTGCAGCCGGTCTACCCTGTCTGTCGAGCACACTTGCATTACACATATGAATGACTGGTCTGGAAAAACACTAGTCATAGGGCCAATGTTCCTTTTATTGCGTCCTTCATTAAAAATCCCCCCATGTTTAATTAGAACGCATCCGCCACACTTGAGATACGTCTGTCTCTGGCTGTGGCCCAAGGTATTCAGGCTAGGCAGCATTTGGCTGTGCTCTAATGCACACTGAGTCACATGAAAGGGAACGATCAGAGCTGTTAAGGGTATATACACTGTAGGAAGTGTCAGTTGCACCAATTACAACATTAAAATCAGATCagctttttaaataaatatgttaCTTTATCGTCATGAATACTCCAAATAGAAGCTGTTACACTGCAAGTGTCCAGATGTAATTTGTTGTCTCAATTGTGTTGAGTGAAGTTATTACTTTTATGAGTGTAATTTATTTCAGTGAGATGATCTGGGATAGAACCAGAAGTGCACTTAAGTCACTGTCTCCTCTGGTGTTTTAACCTGACTGGTAGTAAAAGGTTGCAGCCTTGCAGTTGCGGCTCTATTCCGTATGCTCTCTTCTTTTCACTGAAATATGTCTGCTTCCATATTTCATACGTGTCAAAGCACAGCCAAAACTTCACTGTGCTTTTAAGTTCATGTAATACACAACTGTACACTTCAAAGTGAGAATTTGGAATAAAGGATATGGTTACAAGATAAAACTGCATTGTTTTCTAATCTTCAAGGAATGGGAGTGGCAGTTTAATGCCTGATACTTTCAATGAGACTATTCTATATGAACCCTAATATCATCAAGCACTGATGGCAGAATATTGCAGATGATCGTTTGCATTAGTTCTACAATTCATTGGATcctatgcacacacgcatgttgacacaaatacacccacacacaaacacaacttgCTATTTATTGAGTTGGATGGCAGGGGACCGCTTCTTGTTACTGTGATTATTGTTGCATTCGTTCATTACAGCCCGCTTTCCACCTCTCCCATCCGTCTCATCACTATGTAAAAATCAAGCGAATGTGAAGGATCATAGACCTGCAGTATGATACAGACATGAGGACAGAGGATCATCTCTCTTCTTTACAGGTGAGTGGCATTTTCTCCTATAGCCTGTGATGtgaactgcattttttttttataatcagAAGGAAACCTGGAAATCATAGTTAAAATAAAACCACATTTGAAACACATCATTTTTAACTGCTCATGATAGAAACAGATGGAGATGTAGCAGTAAGGATTCTGCTGAATATTTTGATGATGCATTAAATGTGGCTGTTTCAGGGTGGTAAGAGTGAAAATACAAGAATTACCCTTTGCACTTACCATATGTTATAAACGAAACAACATTTTGGAACCTTATCATTTGATATTTTGCAGTACATTTTGCAGTCAATGTGCAAGTTCATAACTGTAGCCTACTACCAATattgctgcaaaaaaaaaaaagatataatcACATGCTTTTAATCTACTGTGAGACTAATAAATGGGCCTTGCCTGTGAACACCATTATGCTataaaacacattattattatctggCATCAGCTATGATGAACATGAATTAAGTTTTATATGCACCGAATTACAGTTTATAAGCTTGACAAGAGGGCACGGATAAAAAGCTCTCACACTATGAAAATTGCAGAGCAGAAGACCAGTAATTGTTTCATATTGATAAATATATTGCTTCATGATTTGCCTTAAAGTTGTAATTTCTGTCTATTGGCAGTATGAAGCACCGGATTGAGTCTAATGAGCTGATTATTTGGATAATGGCAGAAAATGGGGTTTGTACAAAATAACAGGCTCTAATGCAATCATATGGTTCCTGCAGACGTGATCCTTCTCACATTAACACAAAGATTAGAGGGATGTACAAGAAATTATTGTTGTCAGAAGTAGCAGTGATTAGATAAGGAGAAACTCAGGAGATTTCCAAAATTTGCTTTGCACTCTCTCAGATGGTAGAGACTTTGGAACTTTTTGCTGCTGCTCTGATACTCCACACTAATGGACTTTAATGAGCATAGTGCGATGGTCTGTTGAGTGTTATGTGCCTCGGATCACCAGCAAATGAAAGCAAGCAATTGAccatgaagagttttgaaaggTTACACCAGGGAAGCCATGACGGCACTAAAAACACAATGACAAAGTGAGAGATTTTATGCACATCCACTTGAGAGAGATCATTCCAAGCTGAAATAAAGCAACAGCGTACTGATggcatgtgtgtgactgcaCATCTGCAGGAAcagtttgacagacagaaaagcaagcaggcaggcaaacagacagaaaggcatACAGACACGGCAGTCTGCTGTTACTGAGACGCACTACGCTGGAGCGTTCAATAAGGGAGGTCAGGACGGGAGCCTGGGGGCGGACGTTGGCCTGTTTGTGGTGTTGGAACACGCTCACGGTAAACACACATATTTCTCTAATGATGCTGCTGCATTTCTGACCGGGTCATGATCTTTGACTCTTTGTCCTACGCCGCCTGCCAGGGCCATCGTGTCCTGGCAAGAGCAAGCCAACAGATAGTCCTTACTGAGATTTTATTTGTCTGGATAGAATCCATTTATGGTTGTTGAATTCAAAATAGACCATACTCACACCATTTTCCGGTATTTTTTCTCTACCTTTCAGAGAAGTCCAATATTTTGACTTTACGAACTGAAATAAAACTTCTCTACAATGTAAACGTGGAGAGTGTGATAGTCTAATTTTATCTGCTGTTGTCATGATAATACCCTCAGTTATTAACAGCTAGACATTCTTAATTCTGTTTAGATTTCAAGTAGGTATCAGAGTGTGTCCTGACTTGCAGATGCAGTGTCAGTGTTAATACTAAAAGGTGTGATGTAACTGATAGAATTAGGTCAACTGACATGAGACCAAGGAAATATTTTCCCAGTCTTCCTCCTAACGTGAAACTAGAAAACTGCTTCCACTGATAATCAAAATGATTCAAATGTCTAAAGCCTTGATGATCATGATGACAAAAGCATTAATCAGAAGATTTTTAAGGATAGGTTTTACGGTTTTAAATCAGTTAAATCAGTCTTCTCTTGACAACATTGACATTGACGATCATGATGATAAGCTCCTACGGTTCAAAACCTGGTCTCCATGGCAGACGCATGGTGACGTTTTCACTCAGCATCACTTTCCATCACAACTGCACAGTCCCTTTGGTGTTCATTAAAAACCCATTTTAAGTCAGCTAGAACCGTTCCTCTaggcttcctctcctccaggtttCGCACCACTGGCACCGGAAAAGTCGTATTGATTCTGTTCATCTGAGTCATTTTTATGCGTTCCGCTGTGTGATATCATGTGTGCAATGCCGCATGACTTGGATGAACATTTAGTGTTTAATTGTTCTCAGTAGGCAAAAACACATAGGCGAGATTCACTAAATCCCTAAATTCCTCACCAAAGAACATTCAAGAAACCTATAAGGTAATAAAATGCAACGCACGAGGCTCAGATTCTTAaatatcttgtgtgtgtttgtcacattGTGTTACGTTGGTGACAAGTTCCCCTCCAACAGACCTGATGACAGTCGTCTCGGGGAGAATTCCTTTAAGGTCCGCAGGGAGATGGACCCAGAGAGCGGTCTTATAAAGTCTTGTCCTGTTTTACTTGACAGTTTTCCAAAACGGCTGCCTCCAAGCTCCAGCGCTCCAGGCATTATTTGacacttcagttgtttttttgcctTGGTTCAGACTACACAATCAAAAAGTAATCATGTGTCATTCTCCACAAACTAGTGAGGACTGTGTAGATGAAAAGTGCATCTGGTTTTGCTCAGCACACCAAGCGGAGAGATGGCAGCCTAGataagacagcagcagcagcactaggTGTTGTTAGGCCCGTGGTCTCTATGGGCGATCTCAAAACAGTGATTCATATGTCAAACTAAAGCACACAGTTTAGAAATTAACTAATGAGGGATTTCCATGGAGCAGGAATTGGGtctgaaacaaacaaagaggTCTGGGTGGTTTGTGTACCTTTTTGCCTGTTATTCTACCTTACAGGATTATAAGCAAACTGCTTTGAAATTCCTCGCTTACTGCAAAGTCAGGCCAAAACATGCATTAAaactgtgtatctgtgtgttttgacaGATTTTGATCAGACCATGGATAACAGCAGCTTGGACCTGCATGGGGATGCTAACACCTCTCTCCAGATTGAACTTCAGTCCTGCGCTACGCTGAGGAACCAGGCCTCCCGCATGTTCCTGTACGCCTTCCTCACTGTAGGCATTCTCTGCACGGTGGTGGGCAACTTCCTGGTGGTCCTGTCCATCGCCTACTTCAAGCAATTGCAGTCGCCCACCAACTCCTTCGTCATGTCGCTGGCGGTGGCTGACTGCCTCGTGGGCCTGGTAGTGATGCCCTACAGCATGATTCGGACGGTGGAGGGCTGCTGGTACTTCGGGGCCCTCTTCTGTCAGCTTCACTCCAGCCTAGACGTCATGCTCTGCACCGCCTCCATATTCCATCTCAGCTGCATCGCCTTCGACCGCTACTACGCCGTCTGCAACCCTCTAGTCTACTCCTTAAAGATGTCCCGGAGTCGGGTGGCGCTCCTCATCGTCGTGTGCTGGGCCGTCCCCATGCTCATCTCCTTCGGCCCCATCATGCTCGGCCTCCACATGGCCGGCGTGGACGTCCCGCTGCCGGACGATGTGTGCGTGTTCCTGGTCAACCGCATTTACGCCGTCATGGCTTCCCTGGTGGCCTTTTACTTGCCCATGGCTATCATGCTGGTGGCCTACTGGAAGATCTACAAGGCAGCCAAGCGGCAGGCCAGGCAGATCAGCGCCATGGAAAGCCAGATGAGCGCCGGGGTGAGCAAGGACTCCAGCAAGAAGCAAAGACACCGCAATGCGATGAGGCGGGAGAGAAAGGCGGCGAAAACCTTGGGCATCATCATGGGAGTTTTCCTGATATTCTGGTTGCCCTTCTTTACGGTCAACATTGTGGACCCGTTCATTGACTACAGCACCGCAGTTGTAGTGTGGGACGTGTTCTTGTGGCTAGGATATATCAACTCATCTCTCAATCCCTTCCTGTATGGGTTCTTCAACCGTTCCTTCCGTAGAGCATTCCTCATGATCATGGGCTGTAGGATATGTCTGCCCGGATCTTCTCCTGGGATGGACCTGTCACACACTAGGAAAGAGGGGAATGAACGTGCAGATCAACAATAGAattacttctacttctacaGATTTCTATCAGATATCTGTACGTTTCATGTAGACATAGAAAGAGCAGTGAATAGTAAATGTATCCTCGTAACAAAGCCATTTGACAACATTGTACTTGTATAAAGAATCATATTGGTTGTCATTTAAGAATACTGACCATTAAGTGAAAGCTgtaaaactttaaaaatgtaaaattaggtaaacaaaataaacacattgtTGTTCTGTGAAGCCACAAATgatactgtacaaacacacatcataCTGTAATACATTAGCGTCTAAATAAATGGAATGgttgttctgtttttctatGACCTTTTGAGTGTTCAGAAGAAAGGCTGAATTTATACAGGAGCAGAATTCAAATTTCTGAATTCAAAACACCCAACACACAACCCACATCcataaaattataaattataataaaataataataaaataatatataaatatataaaatataataaagtatatttttctctgtatttaGATGCTAATTTGACCACCTTCTCATTTGATTACTTCTGGTGTAATAATAACTTGCACAACTAGCATTATTATTTTTGCATGGAATCCTTTGTGACGAGAGCACGATGTGAGCTATTAATACTCATCCCCAATATCAACATCATtaatgtttcacttttttctccaCCAAGCCTGTACCTCATTATTAATTGTGATTGTTGTAATAAAGCAGTGGCCAGAATGTAATCATAAGGCAAGATTACTTCTCTGAACATGCTTGCAGGAGGAAATCGCTGggcaaaaatagaaatatgaaatgctgttgtgttttgattAAACGGTGCTTATGAAAAGATTGCTGTCTAAGGCAGGACAGACTGGGTTCGGGAGTGGCACCACCCAGTCCAGCCACACTAACtaagaataataaaaagtaaGATTGGACCTCAGGATATTatgactcagagagagagagagagagagagagagagagagagagagaattgaattTCTAATTTTACCATGTTGCATTTCCACTTGAAAAACATTTGACTTGCTATTTTAAAGACAATACAAATGATGTAATTTAAGGAAATGCAAACACATTGAATACTGTTTAATTGAGTTTGAAAAGCCAAGAAGTAAATCTCAAGTGGAGTATGAAAATGTGTAACACAAACATGAATACCAGtgcaaaacaaatacagacaaaataTGTCTTTAATCATTGCCTTGtcagctgctgttttgtgtttacactaGATGAGATTTAGAGTTCACATGCAAATCACAGGAGAAATAATGATCATAGAAAAATAAGCACAAACACATCCAATTTCTGTATCTTTCACTTGCGACACTCTGGCATGCTAATACTGCATCGTGATACAAAAGGAATTTCCTGCAAAGGATACAATGAAATCAATTGCATTCACTTCATTCAGGTGAACATGTCTTGCACTTCAAGCCACTGAGCAGTTTGGGGTAAGTGCCatgtctttttcatttcaccCATGTAGATTTTGAGCATCAAACTCACATCTTCCATCTTCTTATTAGGCAGAATTGGAAGCAAGAACTTTTGCTATCAGTACATTTCATCGTCTATTTTCTCTAACCAACACTGATCACCATGTTGTGCAAATCTGATGTCAGATGGATCCCTGTGAAAGACTGTGAACTCAACCCCAAAAGGGCAACAGTGATTTTCTTTGTTGCAGAATTTATGTTCTGGTTGATTTTTGTTGGTGCTGAATAAATCACTGGAAAGACGCAGAAGCAAGTCTTCAGTGTCCTTACCCATATTTTCTGAAACCGTCACATATGGATAACCAGATTTGtaattagatttagatttattaAGTTCCAAAGGGATGCAGCAAAGACATCTATACCTGCTGCCTGACACACCGCTGTAGAACCACTGGACCATTTACACTAGACATTTTTGTTCCCCCAACAGGGTGGGCCCCTTGAATCATTTGTACCTGCACCAACTCCAACATATTACATTCAAAACATACTGAAACCCAAACTAAGCATCATGTTGTATCagaatgttgttgttttccgTGGTTGGTTAATTTCATAATCCCTCAGGCTGTCAGCGAGCTCTCAGAGCCCCTAGACGGACTCACCAGCAGGGTAAAAAATAGTTGATGCTACACGAGGTAATTATcataaactgaaactaaaactaaaatgacAACTACAggtcaaaaaatatttttgtaagctggaacaagaataaaaacaaaatgaagttaaacaaataaaatggaaTGAATATTTGAAGTTTATATTTTGATCCAGTCCCAAGTAATTTCTGTCACGGCAAattattctctttctctgttgatTGCCAGATGCCGATGAGCGCCCCCCTTCCCACAGTGAGCCCTGTTGTCCTTGGCTCACTGGCAAGAAGGACATTAACCAACAATGGCTAGCATGCAAGTTTGGAGTGGTGTGCAAGTCTTGTTTGGGAATACTTTTGAGTATACTTAGTTGATGCTGATAGTGGGGTATGTGGCATGCGAATCAAAGGGAAAATGTCACAAGTTTAAGTCCGTACAAAGAGGCTGACAAAGCTTTCTTAGccagacaggaagagacaggaagagagacaacgAGCCGCAGGCAATGGCAACATGGACATAAAGTCCATAAAATCATGACTTGAGATAAATTTCCTTATATTTGGAACAACCCCCTGGTGTCTTTCAAACAGCTTGCGGTAAATGTATCTTATCTCTGAACTATACATTGAACATCCTAACTTCAAGGAAATTCAATATAAGTCATGTAAAAAACTAACCTGAATTattgaaaatagaaaaacatgAAACTACAATAACCTTGATGCCATGTGAACCATTGAC from the Centroberyx gerrardi isolate f3 chromosome 3, fCenGer3.hap1.cur.20231027, whole genome shotgun sequence genome contains:
- the LOC139922503 gene encoding 5-hydroxytryptamine receptor 4, encoding MDNSSLDLHGDANTSLQIELQSCATLRNQASRMFLYAFLTVGILCTVVGNFLVVLSIAYFKQLQSPTNSFVMSLAVADCLVGLVVMPYSMIRTVEGCWYFGALFCQLHSSLDVMLCTASIFHLSCIAFDRYYAVCNPLVYSLKMSRSRVALLIVVCWAVPMLISFGPIMLGLHMAGVDVPLPDDVCVFLVNRIYAVMASLVAFYLPMAIMLVAYWKIYKAAKRQARQISAMESQMSAGVSKDSSKKQRHRNAMRRERKAAKTLGIIMGVFLIFWLPFFTVNIVDPFIDYSTAVVVWDVFLWLGYINSSLNPFLYGFFNRSFRRAFLMIMGCRICLPGSSPGMDLSHTRKEGNERADQQ